One Nitrosopumilus piranensis genomic region harbors:
- a CDS encoding D-glycero-alpha-D-manno-heptose-1,7-bisphosphate 7-phosphatase, producing the protein MNKVFFLDRDGVINKKRSDYVKNVEELEILPNLDTIIKKIKQNNYLVIVITNQSVINRGLSTHQKIQAIHEKIQSKLEMKIDGFFYCPHRPDEKCGCRKPKTGLLELAATQFDIDFKNSWFIGDSESDILAGEKMGCNTKKIKSEYFLENAVNTILK; encoded by the coding sequence TTTTTTAGATCGTGATGGAGTTATTAATAAAAAAAGGAGCGATTATGTCAAAAATGTTGAAGAATTAGAAATTTTACCTAATCTTGATACTATTATAAAAAAAATTAAACAAAATAATTATCTTGTAATTGTGATAACTAATCAATCTGTAATAAATCGTGGTTTAAGTACTCATCAAAAAATACAAGCAATACATGAAAAAATACAATCTAAATTAGAGATGAAAATAGATGGTTTCTTTTATTGTCCTCATAGGCCAGATGAAAAATGTGGTTGTCGTAAACCAAAAACTGGTTTATTAGAATTAGCTGCAACCCAATTTGATATTGATTTTAAAAATAGTTGGTTTATTGGTGATAGTGAATCCGATATTTTAGCTGGAGAGAAAATGGGTTGTAACACAAAAAAGATAAAATCTGAATATTTTTTAGAAAATGCAGTTAATACCATATTGAAATGA
- a CDS encoding NAD-dependent epimerase/dehydratase family protein, producing the protein MKKIFITGGAGYVGSVLIPQLLNDGYHIKCLDRFFFGDKFFKNLQNDRLELLKDDIRWFDPSILDDVDVVLDLAALSNDPIGELNPEKTFEINHLGRARVALESKNKGVKQYILASSASIYGKQEKIANETFSVFPLTSYSKANRNAEIDSMKLNDDSFSVTALRFSSIFGVSPRMRFDISVNSMVLDLFQNGKITVRGKNNTRPFIHIKDAVNAYKSILNAKINDISGQIFNVGDNNQNYSMGELAYEIKNALNPKCEVELGDNNDHRSYSLSFDKIHNITGFKVNFSLIDGVKELFDSLQNNTVDTSLKTITLDWYKHIENDIELKKELMINDRIL; encoded by the coding sequence ATGAAGAAAATTTTCATAACTGGAGGTGCTGGATATGTAGGTTCAGTATTAATTCCACAATTACTTAACGATGGATATCATATCAAATGTCTAGATCGATTCTTTTTTGGTGATAAATTTTTTAAAAATCTACAAAATGATCGTTTAGAATTGCTTAAAGATGATATTAGATGGTTTGACCCTTCAATTCTTGATGATGTAGATGTTGTATTGGATTTAGCTGCATTGTCAAATGATCCGATTGGAGAGTTAAATCCTGAAAAAACATTTGAAATTAATCATTTGGGAAGGGCTAGAGTTGCTTTGGAAAGTAAGAATAAAGGTGTAAAACAGTATATTTTAGCATCCAGTGCAAGTATTTATGGAAAACAAGAAAAAATTGCAAATGAAACTTTTTCTGTTTTTCCATTAACTTCATACTCTAAAGCTAATAGAAATGCAGAAATTGATTCTATGAAACTTAATGATGATTCTTTTTCAGTAACTGCATTAAGATTTTCAAGTATCTTTGGCGTTTCTCCTAGAATGAGATTTGATATTTCTGTTAATAGTATGGTCTTAGATTTATTTCAAAATGGAAAGATTACTGTAAGAGGTAAAAATAACACTCGACCATTTATACATATTAAAGATGCAGTTAATGCATACAAATCAATTCTAAATGCAAAAATAAATGATATTTCTGGCCAAATTTTTAATGTTGGAGATAATAATCAAAATTATTCTATGGGTGAATTAGCTTATGAAATTAAAAATGCACTTAACCCTAAATGTGAAGTAGAGCTTGGCGATAACAACGATCATAGGTCATATTCCCTTTCATTTGATAAAATTCATAATATTACTGGATTTAAGGTAAATTTTTCACTAATTGATGGAGTTAAAGAACTATTTGATTCATTACAAAACAATACTGTAGATACATCACTAAAAACAATCACTTTAGATTGGTATAAACACATTGAAAATGATATAGAATTGAAAAAAGAATTAATGATTAATGATAGGATATTATAA